TAAGCACCTTCTCCGCTCATCTTAAGGTAGGCCATGAAGTGCAATTTTTTCTCACCCCTATCTATCGAGAAGATTCACAACGCCTGTTTGGATTTATCAACAGAGAGGAGCGCGAATCATTTGAAAAACTGAGCCATATCTCCGGCATTGGCCCCAAAACGGCACTCTCCCTCATTGGACACATGTCACTGCGCGACCTCAATAGCGCTATTCAAAGCTCAAATGCCAAACTCATCGCTAAAGTTCCCGGTATTGGCAAAAAAACAGCCGAGCGGATCATCGTCGAGATGCGCGACAAAAAGCTCTCTCAGCCCTCGATCC
This window of the Simkaniaceae bacterium genome carries:
- the ruvA gene encoding Holliday junction branch migration protein RuvA — translated: MYDYIRGTLVQLKPTQAVVEAGGMGFLIHIPLSTFSAHLKVGHEVQFFLTPIYREDSQRLFGFINREERESFEKLSHISGIGPKTALSLIGHMSLRDLNSAIQSSNAKLIAKVPGIGKKTAERIIVEMRDKKLSQPSIPTGSIVSEEDHLFNDGINALIHLGYQDQKAYQVIEKVMKGQEEHPLTLEEVIKQALQIIG